The Anoplopoma fimbria isolate UVic2021 breed Golden Eagle Sablefish chromosome 5, Afim_UVic_2022, whole genome shotgun sequence genome contains a region encoding:
- the nrap gene encoding nebulin-related-anchoring protein isoform X2: MQSCARCGFVVYPAEKINCIDQNWHKACFHCDVCKMVLTANNFVSHKKRPYCSVHNPRNNTFTSVYETPVNINAKKQSKASSELKYREDGERFMSTFHQDMRSMEMEKALLASQMTSQAFQSQSEFSQQQSWYSGMVTNQEIVTMSQAQKTINDVKYSEEYEESKGKGSFPAMITPGYQAAKTANTLASNLEYKKGHEERVSKYTTFVDPPEVLLAKKQGQIVSDYAYTEDYEQQKGKGSFPAHLTPGYKMSKKASEQASDIKYRQMYEQEIRGKASAEAGVAETVHARENAENFSQIAYTEQYEQQRGKGSFPAMITPGYLLAKKAQENASNLKYKKDLSKMKGTSHFHSLTSEDNLALKNARKINKIVSEVEYKKDLENTKGHSINFCETPQFQNAAKIAKFTSDNKYREKYADMKAHYEDSGIDKKTMHAMKARTLASDISYKQGSEHEQGEYNYPATLTPGYQSQRKLDPLKDKNYRQHIDKVKYSQATDTPEIVLARKNAQLVSNLNYKKGYEKTKHQYTLSQDLPQIKTAKANAALCSDIKYKEEWEKNKSKACDIGVDDLSVKAAKASRDLASDIKYRETYMKNKERAVGVHVSDSKTLHSLQVAKMNSNIEYKKGSKENQSQFSLPLDMINLSHAKKAQALASDLEYRTKLHDYTVMPDDIKVQQAKKAYSLQSENQYRSDLNWMKGVGWETEGCMNIAQAKKAGDLLSDTKYRQKADSIRFTHVANDLSIQHAKKSQELQSDLAYKADTEQIIHQYTMTKDEPLFRQAKANANLLSGKVYKSKWEKQREKGFELHLDSLSILTAKAKRDLASDVKYKEKYEKNKGKVISIKSVSDDSQMAHSALATKLQSGRQYKKDYEDTKNKYSLHLDMMNISHAKKAQDLATETNYRTFLHEYTTLPTDMNVAWAKKAYGLQSDKQYRSDLNWMKGVGWEASKSLDVQQAKKAGELVSEKKYRQGVSGLKYTSVENTPEMVQAKLSNKLAVDRLYREKGENMKHHYTLSGELPEMVQAKLNATNLSESCYKESWTKIRDGGYKLSLDAIPFQSAKASAGILSDQKYKQEFEKTKGKMIGLKGLQDDMNIAHSVNASKLQSDLKYKKDSAKELSKFHLSMDMLEVSHAKKAQSLVSDQDYRLTLHQYTVLPDDMKVQAAKKAYALQSEKVYRSDLNYLRGAAWIATGALQIEGSKRAMDLISDKNYRQQPYNFKHTSVADSPDMVHAKLSGQLTNERLYKEKGVNDQHSYTITSERPEITQAKINAANFSEIKYRESWNTLRAQGYKLTMQDIPFQAAKSSTGIASDNKYKHNHLLEKGKHIGVKSVSDDPLLQHCLHAGRLASDQEYRKDALTTSGQYHLTQDMIHLVTAKNAQALASEQDYRKRLHEYTVLPDDMKVKWAKTAYDLQSEKLYKSDLKNMKGVAWDGVGAPQMESAKKAGQLLSEKRYRQLPDSLKFTSVTDSPDIIHAKTSYQQCSERLYKSGKNDDMHKYTLHSDDPDFVRARMNALQISDKVYKASGEQVKTSGHDLRLDAIPFQTAKASRAIASDVRYRESHLKEKGQQVGLLCVEDDPKMVHSIAAGKLQSNLEYKRQSKEDRGHFKMHANQPEFLQAKKSQAQASDLTYRSKLHDYTCDSEQLNLKHAKQAYKLQSDVNYKSDLNWTRGVGWTPPGSHKAELARRAAELGFAEGVTTDEAIANYQHMMMVETSEETTQGVNMDAMEVLHVKRLKTIQMVQKKSTTSTSFKSMEKKSSTTSSSSSSSSSAALQNTVKTSMSSTAAAIKDA; the protein is encoded by the exons ATGCAGTCCTGTGCCAGGTGTGGGTTTGTGGTCTACCCGGCTGAGAAGATCAACTGCATTGACCAG AACTGGCATAAAGCATGTTTTCACTGCGACGTCTGTAAGATGGTGCTCACTGCCAATAACTTTGTCAGCCACAAGAAGAGGCCATACTGCTCTGT GCACAATCCGAGGAACAACACATTCACGAGTGTCTATGAGACCCCCGTCAATATCAACGCAAAGAAGCAAAGCAAGGCGAGCAGTGAG CTGAAGTATCGCGAAGATGGCGAGCGCTTTATGTCCACCTTCCACCAGGACATGAGGTCCATGGAAATGGAGAAGGCTCTCCTAGCCAGCCAGATGACCAGCCAG GCCTTTCAGTCTCAGTCTGAGTTCTCACAGCAGCAGTCATGGTACTCAGGCATGGTGACCAACCAGGAGATAGTAACGATGTCTCAGGCCCAGAAGACCATCAATGAT GTGAAGTACTCAGAAGAGTACGAGGAGTCAAAAGGCAAAGGAAGCTTCCCTGCCATGATAACACCAGGTTACCAGGCTGCTAAGACAGCCAATACTTTGGCCAGCAAC CTGGAATATAAAAAAGGACACGAGGAGAGAGTTTCAAAGTACACCACGTTTGTTGACCCCCCAGAGGTGCTTCTTGCCAAGAAACAAGGACAAATTGTTAGCGAT tATGCCTATACAGAAGATTATGAGCAGCAGAAAGGTAAAGGTAGCTTTCCTGCACATCTTACACCAGGATACAAGATGTCAAAGAAGGCCAGTGAGCAGGCCAGTGAT ATTAAGTATCGTCAGATGTATGAACAGGAGATCAGGGGTAAAGCCAGCGCTGAGGCAGGTGTAGCTGAAACCGTACACGCCAGAGAAAATGCAGAGAACTTCAGCCAG ATTGCCTATACCGAGCAGTATGAGCAGCAACGAGGCAAGGGAAGTTTCCCTGCCATGATCACTCCTGGCTATCTACTTGCAAAGAAGGCCCAGGAAAATGCTAGCAAT CTAAAATACAAGAAGGACTTAAGCAAGATGAAGGGCACCTCACACTTCCATAGCCTGACATCTGAGGACAATCTTGCCCTAAAGAACGCCCGGAAGATCAACAAGATTGTCAGTGAG GTGGAGTACAAAAAGGACTTGGAGAACACCAAAGGTCACAGCATCAATTTCTGTGAAACACCACAGTTTCAAAATGCTGCTAAAATTGCCAAGTTCACAAGTGAT AACAAGTACAGGGAGAAGTACGCCGACATGAAGGCCCACTACGAAGACTCAGGAATCGATAAGAAGACAATGCACGCCATGAAAGCAAGGACACTGGCTAGTGAT ATTTCTTATAAACAAGGCTCTGAACACGAGCAGGGTGAATACAACTACCCAGCCACGCTCACACCAGGCTACCAAAGCCAAAGGAAACTGGACCCACTAAAAGAC AAGAACTACAGGCAACACATCGACAAGGTCAAGTACAGCCAAGCAACAGACACACCTGAGATTGTTTTAGCGAGGAAAAATGCTCAGCTTGTAAGCAAT CTAAACTACAAAAAAGGctatgaaaagacaaaacatcagTACACACTATCCCAGGACCTGCCCCAAATCAAAACGGCCAAAGCCAATGCTGCCTTGTGCAGCGAT ATTAAATATAAAGAGGAGTGGGAGAAGAACAAGTCTAAAGCCTGCGACATCGGTGTGGACGACCTGAGTGTCAAAGCAGCCAAGGCTTCCCGTGATCTTGCCAGTGAT ATTAAATACAGAGAGACCTACATGAAGAACAAGGAAAGGGCAGTGGGGGTCCACGTGAGCGACTCCAAGACCCTGCACTCTCTTCAAGTGGCCAAAATGAACAGTAAC ATTGAGTACAAGAAGGGCTCCAAGGAGAACCAGTCCCAGTTTAGCCTTCCTCTGGACATGATCAACCTGAGCCATGCCAAAAAGGCTCAGGCCCTCGCCAGCGACCTGGAGTATCGCACCAAGCTGCACGACTACACAGTCATGCCTGATGACATCAAGGTCCAGCAGGCCAAAAAGGCTTATTCCCTGCAAAGCGAG AACCAGTATCGTTCAGACCTGAACTGGATGAAAGGAGTGGGCTGGGAGACTGAAGGATGTATGAACATTGCCCAGGCCAAGAAAGCTGGAGATCTGCTCAGTGAT ACTAAATACCGGCAGAAGGCGGACAGCATCAGGTTCACCCATGTGGCGAATGATCTCTCCATCCAACACGCCAAAAAGAGCCAGGAACTGCAGAGCGAC CTGGCGTAcaaagcagacacagagcagatAATACACCAGTACACCATGACAAAAGATGAGCCCCTCTTCAGACAAGCAAAGGCTAACGCTAACCTTCTTAGTGGG aaagTGTACAAGAGCAAATgggagaagcagagggaaaagGGCTTCGAGCTGCATTTGGACTCTCTCTCTATACTCACCGCTAAAGCCAAAAGAGACCTGGCCAGTGAT GTAAAATACAAAGAGaagtatgagaaaaacaaaggcaAGGTGATTAGCATTAAGTCCGTCAGCGATGACTCTCAGATGGCCCACTCTGCTCTGGCCACCAAACTACAAAGTGGCCGCCAGTACAAGAAGGACTATGAGGACACTAAGAACAAATACAG CCTTCATCTGGATATGATGAACATCAGCCATGCAAAGAAGGCTCAAGACCTGGCAACCGAGACCAACTACAGGACTTTCCTCCACGAGTATACGACTCTGCCAACTGACATGAACGTCGCCTGGGCTAAGAAGGCCTATGGACTACAAAGCGAT aaACAGTACAGGTCAGATCTGAACTGGATGAAGGGCGTCGGCTGGGAGGCCTCAAAATCTCTGGATGTCCAGCAGGCAAAGAAGGCCGGGGAGCTGGTCAGCGAG AAAAAGTACCGTCAGGGCGTGAGTGGTCTGAAGTATACCAGTGTTGAAAACACTCCAGAGATGGTCCAAGCCAAACTCAGCAACAAACTGGCTGTTGAT AGGTTGTACAGGGAAAAGGGTGAAAACATGAAGCACCACTACACACTCAGTGGAGAGCTTCCTGAGATGGTTCAAGCCAAACTCAATGCTACGAACCTCAGCGAG AGCTGTTACAAGGAATCTTGGACAAAGATACGTGATGGCGGTTACAAGTTGAGTCTGGATGCCATTCCTTTCCAGTCTGCCAAAGCGTCTGCAGGCATCCTCAGTGAT cAAAAGTACAAACAAGAATTTGAGAAGACCAAAGGAAAGATGATCGGACTGAAGGGACTTCAGGATGACATGAACATCGCTCACTCGGTCAATGCCAGCAAGCTACAGAGTGAT CTTAAGTACAAGAAGGACTCTGCAAAGGAGCTCTCAAAGTTCCACCTGTCCATGGACATGCTGGAGGTTTCCCACGCTAAAAAGGCCCAGTCGCTGGTCAGTGATCAGGACTACAGGCTCACCCTGCATCAGTACACCGTGCTGCCTGATGACATGAAGGTGCAGGCGGCCAAGAAAGCGTACGCTCTGCAGAGCGAG aAAGTGTATCGCTCTGACCTGAACTACCTGCGTGGTGCAGCCTGGATTGCCACCGGGGCTCTGCAGATTGAAGGCTCCAAGAGGGCCATGGACCTCATTAGCGAT AAAAACTACCGTCAGCAGCCGTACAACTTCAAGCACACCTCTGTCGCAGACTCTCCAGATATGGTCCACGCCAAACTCAGTGGACAGCTCACAAATGAG CGTTTGTACAAAGAGAAAGGGGTGAATGATCAGCATAGCTACACTATAACAAGTGAGAGACCAGAGATCACGCAAGCAAAGATCAATGCGGCCAACTTTAGCGAG ATCAAGTACAGAGAATCCTGGAACACTCTGAGGGCTCAGGGATACAAACTCACCATGCAGGACATCCCCTTCCAGGCTGCTAAGAGTTCCACAGGCATCGCCAGTGAT aacaAGTATAAACACAACCACCTACTGGAAAAAGGGAAACACATCGGGGTCAAAAGCGTCTCGGACGACCCGCTTCTCCAGCACTGCCTGCATGCGGGCCGGCTGGCAAGCGACCAGGAGTACCGCAAGGACGCGCTGACGACCAGCGGGCAGTACCACCTCACCCAAGACATGATTCACCTGGTGACGGCTAAGAACGCCCAGGCCCTTGCCAGCGAACAGGACTACAGGAAGAGACTGCATGAGTACACGGTGCTTCCTGATGACATGAAGGTCAAGTGGGCCAAAACGGCTTACGACCTGCAGAGTGAG AAACTCTACAAGTCAGACCTCAAAAACATGAAAGGAGTGGCCTGGGACGGTGTGGGTGCGCCTCAGATGGAGTCGGCTAAGAAGGCTGGACAACTTTTAAGTGAA AAGAGGTATCGTCAGCTGCCAGACAGCCTAAAGTTCACCTCAGTGACTGACTCTCCTGATATTATCCACGCTAAGACGAGCTATCAACAGTGCAGTGAG AGACTGTACAAATCTGGAAAGAATGACGACATGCACAAGTACACTTTACACTCAGATGATCCCGACTTTGTCAGAGCCAGGATGAATGCCCTGCAGATTAGTGAT AAAGTTTACAAGGCGTCTGGAGAGCAGGTGAAGACATCGGGCCATGACCTCAGGCTGGATGCTATTCCCTTCCAAACGGCCAAGGCTTCTAGAGCAATTGCCAGTGAT GTCCGCTACAGGGAGTCCCACTTGAAGGAGAAGGGCCAGCAGGTTGGGCTGCTCTGTGTGGAGGACGACCCTAAGATGGTGCACTCCATTGCAGCCGGCAAACTCCAGAGCAACCTGGAGTACAAACGCCAGTCCAAGGAGGACCGGGGCCACTTCAAAATGCATGCCAATCAGCCCGAGTTCCTGCAGGCTAAAAAGAGTCAGGCTCAGGCTAGTGACCTCACCTACCGCAGCAAGCTACACGACTACACCTGTGACTCCGAGCAGCTCAATCTCAAGCACGCCAAGCAGGCCTACAAGCTGCAGAGTGAT GTGAACTACAAGTCCGACCTGAACTGGACCAGAGGAGTGGGCTGGACCCCTCCCGGCTCCCACAAGGCCGAGCTGGCCCGCCGGGCTGCAGAGCTGGGGTTCGCTGAGGGAGTCACCACTGACGAGGCTATTGCAAATTATCAGCACATGATGATG
- the nrap gene encoding nebulin-related-anchoring protein isoform X1, with amino-acid sequence MQSCARCGFVVYPAEKINCIDQNWHKACFHCDVCKMVLTANNFVSHKKRPYCSVHNPRNNTFTSVYETPVNINAKKQSKASSELKYREDGERFMSTFHQDMRSMEMEKALLASQMTSQAFQSQSEFSQQQSWYSGMVTNQEIVTMSQAQKTINDVKYSEEYEESKGKGSFPAMITPGYQAAKTANTLASNLEYKKGHEERVSKYTTFVDPPEVLLAKKQGQIVSDYAYTEDYEQQKGKGSFPAHLTPGYKMSKKASEQASDIKYRQMYEQEIRGKASAEAGVAETVHARENAENFSQIAYTEQYEQQRGKGSFPAMITPGYLLAKKAQENASNLKYKKDLSKMKGTSHFHSLTSEDNLALKNARKINKIVSEVEYKKDLENTKGHSINFCETPQFQNAAKIAKFTSDNKYREKYADMKAHYEDSGIDKKTMHAMKARTLASDISYKQGSEHEQGEYNYPATLTPGYQSQRKLDPLKDKNYRQHIDKVKYSQATDTPEIVLARKNAQLVSNLNYKKGYEKTKHQYTLSQDLPQIKTAKANAALCSDIKYKEEWEKNKSKACDIGVDDLSVKAAKASRDLASDIKYRETYMKNKERAVGVHVSDSKTLHSLQVAKMNSNIEYKKGSKENQSQFSLPLDMINLSHAKKAQALASDLEYRTKLHDYTVMPDDIKVQQAKKAYSLQSENQYRSDLNWMKGVGWETEGCMNIAQAKKAGDLLSDTKYRQKADSIRFTHVANDLSIQHAKKSQELQSDLAYKADTEQIIHQYTMTKDEPLFRQAKANANLLSGKVYKSKWEKQREKGFELHLDSLSILTAKAKRDLASDVKYKEKYEKNKGKVISIKSVSDDSQMAHSALATKLQSGRQYKKDYEDTKNKYSLHLDMMNISHAKKAQDLATETNYRTFLHEYTTLPTDMNVAWAKKAYGLQSDKQYRSDLNWMKGVGWEASKSLDVQQAKKAGELVSEKKYRQGVSGLKYTSVENTPEMVQAKLSNKLAVDRLYREKGENMKHHYTLSGELPEMVQAKLNATNLSESCYKESWTKIRDGGYKLSLDAIPFQSAKASAGILSDQKYKQEFEKTKGKMIGLKGLQDDMNIAHSVNASKLQSDLKYKKDSAKELSKFHLSMDMLEVSHAKKAQSLVSDQDYRLTLHQYTVLPDDMKVQAAKKAYALQSEKVYRSDLNYLRGAAWIATGALQIEGSKRAMDLISDKNYRQQPYNFKHTSVADSPDMVHAKLSGQLTNERLYKEKGVNDQHSYTITSERPEITQAKINAANFSEIKYRESWNTLRAQGYKLTMQDIPFQAAKSSTGIASDNKYKHNHLLEKGKHIGVKSVSDDPLLQHCLHAGRLASDQEYRKDALTTSGQYHLTQDMIHLVTAKNAQALASEQDYRKRLHEYTVLPDDMKVKWAKTAYDLQSEKLYKSDLKNMKGVAWDGVGAPQMESAKKAGQLLSEKRYRQLPDSLKFTSVTDSPDIIHAKTSYQQCSERLYKSGKNDDMHKYTLHSDDPDFVRARMNALQISDKVYKASGEQVKTSGHDLRLDAIPFQTAKASRAIASDVRYRESHLKEKGQQVGLLCVEDDPKMVHSIAAGKLQSNLEYKRQSKEDRGHFKMHANQPEFLQAKKSQAQASDLTYRSKLHDYTCDSEQLNLKHAKQAYKLQSDVNYKSDLNWTRGVGWTPPGSHKAELARRAAELGFAEGVTTDEAIANYQHMMMMHRQQQMEQQQQQQMEQQQQQTSQQVETSEETTQGVNMDAMEVLHVKRLKTIQMVQKKSTTSTSFKSMEKKSSTTSSSSSSSSSAALQNTVKTSMSSTAAAIKDA; translated from the exons ATGCAGTCCTGTGCCAGGTGTGGGTTTGTGGTCTACCCGGCTGAGAAGATCAACTGCATTGACCAG AACTGGCATAAAGCATGTTTTCACTGCGACGTCTGTAAGATGGTGCTCACTGCCAATAACTTTGTCAGCCACAAGAAGAGGCCATACTGCTCTGT GCACAATCCGAGGAACAACACATTCACGAGTGTCTATGAGACCCCCGTCAATATCAACGCAAAGAAGCAAAGCAAGGCGAGCAGTGAG CTGAAGTATCGCGAAGATGGCGAGCGCTTTATGTCCACCTTCCACCAGGACATGAGGTCCATGGAAATGGAGAAGGCTCTCCTAGCCAGCCAGATGACCAGCCAG GCCTTTCAGTCTCAGTCTGAGTTCTCACAGCAGCAGTCATGGTACTCAGGCATGGTGACCAACCAGGAGATAGTAACGATGTCTCAGGCCCAGAAGACCATCAATGAT GTGAAGTACTCAGAAGAGTACGAGGAGTCAAAAGGCAAAGGAAGCTTCCCTGCCATGATAACACCAGGTTACCAGGCTGCTAAGACAGCCAATACTTTGGCCAGCAAC CTGGAATATAAAAAAGGACACGAGGAGAGAGTTTCAAAGTACACCACGTTTGTTGACCCCCCAGAGGTGCTTCTTGCCAAGAAACAAGGACAAATTGTTAGCGAT tATGCCTATACAGAAGATTATGAGCAGCAGAAAGGTAAAGGTAGCTTTCCTGCACATCTTACACCAGGATACAAGATGTCAAAGAAGGCCAGTGAGCAGGCCAGTGAT ATTAAGTATCGTCAGATGTATGAACAGGAGATCAGGGGTAAAGCCAGCGCTGAGGCAGGTGTAGCTGAAACCGTACACGCCAGAGAAAATGCAGAGAACTTCAGCCAG ATTGCCTATACCGAGCAGTATGAGCAGCAACGAGGCAAGGGAAGTTTCCCTGCCATGATCACTCCTGGCTATCTACTTGCAAAGAAGGCCCAGGAAAATGCTAGCAAT CTAAAATACAAGAAGGACTTAAGCAAGATGAAGGGCACCTCACACTTCCATAGCCTGACATCTGAGGACAATCTTGCCCTAAAGAACGCCCGGAAGATCAACAAGATTGTCAGTGAG GTGGAGTACAAAAAGGACTTGGAGAACACCAAAGGTCACAGCATCAATTTCTGTGAAACACCACAGTTTCAAAATGCTGCTAAAATTGCCAAGTTCACAAGTGAT AACAAGTACAGGGAGAAGTACGCCGACATGAAGGCCCACTACGAAGACTCAGGAATCGATAAGAAGACAATGCACGCCATGAAAGCAAGGACACTGGCTAGTGAT ATTTCTTATAAACAAGGCTCTGAACACGAGCAGGGTGAATACAACTACCCAGCCACGCTCACACCAGGCTACCAAAGCCAAAGGAAACTGGACCCACTAAAAGAC AAGAACTACAGGCAACACATCGACAAGGTCAAGTACAGCCAAGCAACAGACACACCTGAGATTGTTTTAGCGAGGAAAAATGCTCAGCTTGTAAGCAAT CTAAACTACAAAAAAGGctatgaaaagacaaaacatcagTACACACTATCCCAGGACCTGCCCCAAATCAAAACGGCCAAAGCCAATGCTGCCTTGTGCAGCGAT ATTAAATATAAAGAGGAGTGGGAGAAGAACAAGTCTAAAGCCTGCGACATCGGTGTGGACGACCTGAGTGTCAAAGCAGCCAAGGCTTCCCGTGATCTTGCCAGTGAT ATTAAATACAGAGAGACCTACATGAAGAACAAGGAAAGGGCAGTGGGGGTCCACGTGAGCGACTCCAAGACCCTGCACTCTCTTCAAGTGGCCAAAATGAACAGTAAC ATTGAGTACAAGAAGGGCTCCAAGGAGAACCAGTCCCAGTTTAGCCTTCCTCTGGACATGATCAACCTGAGCCATGCCAAAAAGGCTCAGGCCCTCGCCAGCGACCTGGAGTATCGCACCAAGCTGCACGACTACACAGTCATGCCTGATGACATCAAGGTCCAGCAGGCCAAAAAGGCTTATTCCCTGCAAAGCGAG AACCAGTATCGTTCAGACCTGAACTGGATGAAAGGAGTGGGCTGGGAGACTGAAGGATGTATGAACATTGCCCAGGCCAAGAAAGCTGGAGATCTGCTCAGTGAT ACTAAATACCGGCAGAAGGCGGACAGCATCAGGTTCACCCATGTGGCGAATGATCTCTCCATCCAACACGCCAAAAAGAGCCAGGAACTGCAGAGCGAC CTGGCGTAcaaagcagacacagagcagatAATACACCAGTACACCATGACAAAAGATGAGCCCCTCTTCAGACAAGCAAAGGCTAACGCTAACCTTCTTAGTGGG aaagTGTACAAGAGCAAATgggagaagcagagggaaaagGGCTTCGAGCTGCATTTGGACTCTCTCTCTATACTCACCGCTAAAGCCAAAAGAGACCTGGCCAGTGAT GTAAAATACAAAGAGaagtatgagaaaaacaaaggcaAGGTGATTAGCATTAAGTCCGTCAGCGATGACTCTCAGATGGCCCACTCTGCTCTGGCCACCAAACTACAAAGTGGCCGCCAGTACAAGAAGGACTATGAGGACACTAAGAACAAATACAG CCTTCATCTGGATATGATGAACATCAGCCATGCAAAGAAGGCTCAAGACCTGGCAACCGAGACCAACTACAGGACTTTCCTCCACGAGTATACGACTCTGCCAACTGACATGAACGTCGCCTGGGCTAAGAAGGCCTATGGACTACAAAGCGAT aaACAGTACAGGTCAGATCTGAACTGGATGAAGGGCGTCGGCTGGGAGGCCTCAAAATCTCTGGATGTCCAGCAGGCAAAGAAGGCCGGGGAGCTGGTCAGCGAG AAAAAGTACCGTCAGGGCGTGAGTGGTCTGAAGTATACCAGTGTTGAAAACACTCCAGAGATGGTCCAAGCCAAACTCAGCAACAAACTGGCTGTTGAT AGGTTGTACAGGGAAAAGGGTGAAAACATGAAGCACCACTACACACTCAGTGGAGAGCTTCCTGAGATGGTTCAAGCCAAACTCAATGCTACGAACCTCAGCGAG AGCTGTTACAAGGAATCTTGGACAAAGATACGTGATGGCGGTTACAAGTTGAGTCTGGATGCCATTCCTTTCCAGTCTGCCAAAGCGTCTGCAGGCATCCTCAGTGAT cAAAAGTACAAACAAGAATTTGAGAAGACCAAAGGAAAGATGATCGGACTGAAGGGACTTCAGGATGACATGAACATCGCTCACTCGGTCAATGCCAGCAAGCTACAGAGTGAT CTTAAGTACAAGAAGGACTCTGCAAAGGAGCTCTCAAAGTTCCACCTGTCCATGGACATGCTGGAGGTTTCCCACGCTAAAAAGGCCCAGTCGCTGGTCAGTGATCAGGACTACAGGCTCACCCTGCATCAGTACACCGTGCTGCCTGATGACATGAAGGTGCAGGCGGCCAAGAAAGCGTACGCTCTGCAGAGCGAG aAAGTGTATCGCTCTGACCTGAACTACCTGCGTGGTGCAGCCTGGATTGCCACCGGGGCTCTGCAGATTGAAGGCTCCAAGAGGGCCATGGACCTCATTAGCGAT AAAAACTACCGTCAGCAGCCGTACAACTTCAAGCACACCTCTGTCGCAGACTCTCCAGATATGGTCCACGCCAAACTCAGTGGACAGCTCACAAATGAG CGTTTGTACAAAGAGAAAGGGGTGAATGATCAGCATAGCTACACTATAACAAGTGAGAGACCAGAGATCACGCAAGCAAAGATCAATGCGGCCAACTTTAGCGAG ATCAAGTACAGAGAATCCTGGAACACTCTGAGGGCTCAGGGATACAAACTCACCATGCAGGACATCCCCTTCCAGGCTGCTAAGAGTTCCACAGGCATCGCCAGTGAT aacaAGTATAAACACAACCACCTACTGGAAAAAGGGAAACACATCGGGGTCAAAAGCGTCTCGGACGACCCGCTTCTCCAGCACTGCCTGCATGCGGGCCGGCTGGCAAGCGACCAGGAGTACCGCAAGGACGCGCTGACGACCAGCGGGCAGTACCACCTCACCCAAGACATGATTCACCTGGTGACGGCTAAGAACGCCCAGGCCCTTGCCAGCGAACAGGACTACAGGAAGAGACTGCATGAGTACACGGTGCTTCCTGATGACATGAAGGTCAAGTGGGCCAAAACGGCTTACGACCTGCAGAGTGAG AAACTCTACAAGTCAGACCTCAAAAACATGAAAGGAGTGGCCTGGGACGGTGTGGGTGCGCCTCAGATGGAGTCGGCTAAGAAGGCTGGACAACTTTTAAGTGAA AAGAGGTATCGTCAGCTGCCAGACAGCCTAAAGTTCACCTCAGTGACTGACTCTCCTGATATTATCCACGCTAAGACGAGCTATCAACAGTGCAGTGAG AGACTGTACAAATCTGGAAAGAATGACGACATGCACAAGTACACTTTACACTCAGATGATCCCGACTTTGTCAGAGCCAGGATGAATGCCCTGCAGATTAGTGAT AAAGTTTACAAGGCGTCTGGAGAGCAGGTGAAGACATCGGGCCATGACCTCAGGCTGGATGCTATTCCCTTCCAAACGGCCAAGGCTTCTAGAGCAATTGCCAGTGAT GTCCGCTACAGGGAGTCCCACTTGAAGGAGAAGGGCCAGCAGGTTGGGCTGCTCTGTGTGGAGGACGACCCTAAGATGGTGCACTCCATTGCAGCCGGCAAACTCCAGAGCAACCTGGAGTACAAACGCCAGTCCAAGGAGGACCGGGGCCACTTCAAAATGCATGCCAATCAGCCCGAGTTCCTGCAGGCTAAAAAGAGTCAGGCTCAGGCTAGTGACCTCACCTACCGCAGCAAGCTACACGACTACACCTGTGACTCCGAGCAGCTCAATCTCAAGCACGCCAAGCAGGCCTACAAGCTGCAGAGTGAT GTGAACTACAAGTCCGACCTGAACTGGACCAGAGGAGTGGGCTGGACCCCTCCCGGCTCCCACAAGGCCGAGCTGGCCCGCCGGGCTGCAGAGCTGGGGTTCGCTGAGGGAGTCACCACTGACGAGGCTATTGCAAATTATCAGCACATGATGATG ATGCATCGCCAG